A region of Ornithorhynchus anatinus isolate Pmale09 chromosome 5, mOrnAna1.pri.v4, whole genome shotgun sequence DNA encodes the following proteins:
- the DMWD gene encoding dystrophia myotonica WD repeat-containing protein isoform X2: MKSYFGGLLCVCWSPDGRYVVTGGEDDLVTVWSFAEGRVVARGHGHKSWVNAVAFDPYTSRGEGAAEEEEERERQEEEDEERDGSEDEPGEEREDRSASARPPEPGGRRGPAVTYRFGSAGQDTQFCLWDLTEDVLFPHPPLARPRALTGPLPRPLPLPRSLSRSNSLPHPAVGGAGKGPGAEAGAGTAALSIGRFATLTPQERGDKGAGAADREHKRYHSLGNISRGGADKANGPAPRSRLDPAKVLGTALCPRIHEVPLLEPLVCKKIAQERLTVLLFLEDCIITACQGGLICTWARPGKAGLSSQPAGSPSGTVV; the protein is encoded by the exons ATGAAGAGCTACTTCGGGGGGCTGCTGTGCGTGTGCTGGAGCCCCGACGGGCGCTACGTGGTGACGGGCGGCGAGGACGACCTGGTCACCGTCTGGTCCTTCGCCGAGGGCCGGGTGGTGGCCCGTGGCCACGGCCACAAGTCGTGGGTCAACGCCGTGGCCTTCGACCCGTACACCTcgcggggcgagggggcggcggaggaagaggaggagcgggagcggcaggaagaggaggacgaggagcggGACGGCAGCGAGGACGAgccgggggaggagcgggaggaccggagcgcctcggcccgcccgcccgAGCCCGGCGGCCGCCGCGGCCCCGCGGTCACCTACCGTTTCGGCTCGGCCGGCCAGGATACCCAGTTCTGCCTGTGGGACCTGACCGAGGACGTGCTGTTCCCTCACCCGCCGCTGGCCCGCCCCCGCGCCCTGACcgggcccctgccccggcccctgcccctgccccgctcgCTGTCCCGCTCCAACAGCCTCCCGCACCCGGCCGTGGGTGGGGCCGGCAAGGGGCCGGGCgccgaggccggggcggggacggcCGCGCTCAGCATCGGCCGCTTCGCCACGCTGACCCCGCAGGAGCGCGGGGacaagggggcgggggccgccgacAGGGAGCACAAGCGCTACCACAGCCTGGGCAACATCAGCCGCGGCGGCGCCGACAAGGCCAACGGCCCCGCACCCCGCAGCCGGCTGGACCCCGCCAAGGTGCTGGGCACCGCCCTGTGCCCCCGCATTCACGAGGTGCCCCTGCTGGAGCCCCTCGTCTGCAAGAAGATCGCCCAGGAGCGGCTGACCGTGCTGCTCTTCCTGGAGGACTGCATCATCACCGCCTGCCAGGGCGGCCTCATCTGCACCTGGGCGAGGCCCGGCAAGGCC gGCCTCTCCTCGCAGCCGGCCGGCTCCCCCAGCGGCACGGTGGTGTGA
- the DMWD gene encoding dystrophia myotonica WD repeat-containing protein isoform X1 — MAAGAEGGAGPGAALGECPEIKSQFRTREGFYKLLPGEGSRRTAPAPAPAPGPAPGPAPTPGPAAAAASSSSSPTPPAGPGPGPGPGPALPAVRLSLVRLGEPDPAPPGEQPLPLAEPGDRVCFNLGRELYFYPGCCRRGGQRPIDLNKPIDKRIYKGTQPTCHDFNQFTAATETISLLVGFSAGQVQYLDLIKKETSKLFNEERLIDKTKVTYLKWLPAQESLFLASHASGHLYLYDVGRACGPAPPQYSLLKQGEGFAVYTAKGKGPRNPLVKWAVGEGPLNEFAFSPDGGHLACVSQDGCLRVFHFDSMLLQGLMKSYFGGLLCVCWSPDGRYVVTGGEDDLVTVWSFAEGRVVARGHGHKSWVNAVAFDPYTSRGEGAAEEEEERERQEEEDEERDGSEDEPGEEREDRSASARPPEPGGRRGPAVTYRFGSAGQDTQFCLWDLTEDVLFPHPPLARPRALTGPLPRPLPLPRSLSRSNSLPHPAVGGAGKGPGAEAGAGTAALSIGRFATLTPQERGDKGAGAADREHKRYHSLGNISRGGADKANGPAPRSRLDPAKVLGTALCPRIHEVPLLEPLVCKKIAQERLTVLLFLEDCIITACQGGLICTWARPGKAGLSSQPAGSPSGTVV, encoded by the exons ATGGCGGCGGGCGCGGAGGGCGGcgcgggccccggggcggccctGGGGGAGTGCCCCGAGATCAAGTCCCAGTTCCGCACCCGCGAGGGCTTCTACAAGCTGCTGCCGGGGGAGGGCTCCCGCCggaccgccccggcccccgcccccgcccccggccccgcccccggccccgccccgacccccggccccgccgccgccgccgcctcctcctcctcctcgcccaccccgcccgccggccccggccccggcccgggccccggccccgccctgcccGCCGTCCGCCTGTCCCTCGTGCGGCTGGGCGAGCCCGACCCCGCGCCCCCGGGGGAACAGCCCCTGCCGCTCGCCGAACCCGGCGACCGCGTCTGCTTCAACCTGGGCCGCGAGCTCTACTTCTACCCGGGCTGCTGCCGCCGCGGGGGGCAGAGG ccCATCGACCTGAACAAGCCCATCGACAAGCGCATCTACAAGGGGACGCAGCCCACCTGTCATGACTTCAACCAGTTCACGGCGGCCACCGAGACCATCTCCCTGCTGGTGGGCTTCTCGGCCGGCCAGGTGCAGTACCTGGACCTCATCAAGAAGGAGACCAGCAAGCTGTTCAACGAGGAG CGGCTGATCGACAAGACCAAGGTGACGTACCTCAAGTGGCTGCCGGCGCAGGAGAGCCTGTTCCTGGCCTCGCACGCCAGCGGCCACCTGTACCTGTACGACGTCGGCCGGGcctgcggccccgcccccccccagtacAGCCTCCTGAAGCAGGGCGAGGGCTTCGCTGTCTACACGGCCAAGGGCAAGGGCCCGCGGAACCCGCTGGTCAAGTGGGCGGTGGGCGAGGGCCCCCTGAACGAGTTTGCCTTCTCGCCGGACGGGGGCCACCTGGCCTGCGTCAGCCAGGACGGCTGCCTGCGCGTCTTCCACTTCGACTCCATGCTGCTGCAGGGCCTGATGAAGAGCTACTTCGGGGGGCTGCTGTGCGTGTGCTGGAGCCCCGACGGGCGCTACGTGGTGACGGGCGGCGAGGACGACCTGGTCACCGTCTGGTCCTTCGCCGAGGGCCGGGTGGTGGCCCGTGGCCACGGCCACAAGTCGTGGGTCAACGCCGTGGCCTTCGACCCGTACACCTcgcggggcgagggggcggcggaggaagaggaggagcgggagcggcaggaagaggaggacgaggagcggGACGGCAGCGAGGACGAgccgggggaggagcgggaggaccggagcgcctcggcccgcccgcccgAGCCCGGCGGCCGCCGCGGCCCCGCGGTCACCTACCGTTTCGGCTCGGCCGGCCAGGATACCCAGTTCTGCCTGTGGGACCTGACCGAGGACGTGCTGTTCCCTCACCCGCCGCTGGCCCGCCCCCGCGCCCTGACcgggcccctgccccggcccctgcccctgccccgctcgCTGTCCCGCTCCAACAGCCTCCCGCACCCGGCCGTGGGTGGGGCCGGCAAGGGGCCGGGCgccgaggccggggcggggacggcCGCGCTCAGCATCGGCCGCTTCGCCACGCTGACCCCGCAGGAGCGCGGGGacaagggggcgggggccgccgacAGGGAGCACAAGCGCTACCACAGCCTGGGCAACATCAGCCGCGGCGGCGCCGACAAGGCCAACGGCCCCGCACCCCGCAGCCGGCTGGACCCCGCCAAGGTGCTGGGCACCGCCCTGTGCCCCCGCATTCACGAGGTGCCCCTGCTGGAGCCCCTCGTCTGCAAGAAGATCGCCCAGGAGCGGCTGACCGTGCTGCTCTTCCTGGAGGACTGCATCATCACCGCCTGCCAGGGCGGCCTCATCTGCACCTGGGCGAGGCCCGGCAAGGCC gGCCTCTCCTCGCAGCCGGCCGGCTCCCCCAGCGGCACGGTGGTGTGA